The Ammospiza caudacuta isolate bAmmCau1 chromosome 18, bAmmCau1.pri, whole genome shotgun sequence region AAGGTGTGGTCCTTTGCACGAGTTAACACAAACTTGATTCTCTAGGAAGAATCTTGTCTCTGTTATCCTATCCATTGCCATTTGGACTCATTCTGTGGTGCCATAGTTATTAACTTTCTGCAACATTGTCTTCTCTCTCTGCTGTACCTTCCCCTCCTCTgcagactgtgtcaatgaggaATACTGGTTTGGGAGGGACAAAAGCTGTGATTACAGTTTTTCTAAGCTGGGATTGTCTGAGACTGGCTTCTATCAAAACTATAGCAAGAAGCACTTCCGAATTTTTAGGGTAAGTGCTAAAAATGTTAATTCTGTCTGTTTTGGCGTAATTTAAAACGAGACTTTGGGGCAGAGATCCTAAAGAAATCAAAGTATCTCCAGGATTAACTCCTTTAATGTGACTTTTGGCAATGCCCCATTCAGGTGGTTTATGAAATAAACTCAGTCTCATTTCTTGACTCAACAATAGTAAATTTCTAGTGTATTGTGTCTTTATTGTAAAGTCATTTGTTCTTTACTGTCAtcttccccaatttttttccctttgaggaaATGGGTCCAAGAAATTCCTATGTTGCCTACATTGAAGACCACAGTGCAAATGGGACATTTGTTAATAGAGAGCTCGTTGGAAGAGGGAGGAGGCTCCCACTGACACACAACTCTGAAATTGCACTGTCTGTACTGACCAATAAGGGTAAAATGTGCTTTAacttaaatagattttttatGTATTGACCAGGAGGTTGTTTCTGCATTGATTTGAGTGTGTTTcttgagagctgagctgctTTGTGAGCACATCTCATTAATAGGTGTTTTAGTACTCACATAAAAATTATCCATGTCAACCctagaaaaaacctgaaaaagaaaacttaaatCTGTATCAGGCAGCACCTTACTAGAGTATAAACTTTTataggttttttcctttgtgaaaCCCTTTTGGGCTTCAGTAGCTGTGCATATGATGGTGGGAACAGGGGAAACAGACTATTCAAGAAACGTTGAAAAAACCCTCCCAGATACCTAACAAAATGCTGCACAATAAATAGAAAAtcctcttaaaaataaacagggctgggcttttgtttctttgtctttGATTTTCCACTAAGATGCTGTCTTGTTGATTATTACTTCTCTCTGATCTTTGCTGGAACATTGAAATTTTTGCTCCTTTTGCTcttaaatgtaattaattacTTAAAGACTGTTGTGAATTGAATcccaaaatgcaattttttagCAATTAGATCACCTTGCTAACCCATAGCTAGTAAAATTCATAGCATATATTTAGTTTTCCCTCTAGCAGGCACTATTTCTCAGTTATATTGTTGACTATAAAAGCTCACAAAACATAGCTGTTTGttataataaaaaatttaaacctAATAATGGGAAAATGATGTCCACTTCTCTTCTCAGTGTTTGTATTTTCTGATCTTACGGTGGATGATCAGATGATGTTTCCTAAGGAATTCAGAGAGAAATATATTATGTCAAAGACTTTGGGAAGGTAAGCTCCTTATTCAGAAAGTTAGAAAGCAGTCAGCTCCTAATTATGCTTTCAATTGCCTGCATTTCTTGTTACACAGATTTttgacagagctgtgctcttGTTGTAGTGGTGCCTGTGGAGAAGTCAAACTGGCATTTGAGAAGAGCACCTGTAACAAAGTTGCAGTGAAAATCATCAATAAACGAAAGTTTGTGGCAAGTGGCCTGAATGAAGAAGTAAGtattgtctgtctgtctgtccgtcttGGCCACCTTGCAGCAGTCTTGGAATATTTGGGAGTATTCTCCCACTCCTCAGCTGTCTtcaaatgatgattttcttacTCAATGTCTtcagcatttaatttaaaaatgctttttgatCTTGTATGATGTACAGAattcttggttttattccttgaCCACATTCCATTAGGTTCACCATTTAGGACTTCTAATGGGATTTATCCAATGGGTGGTGTGGAGTGTTGTGGGGTTTGGTTTATGTCCTAAAATGCATCAGATAGACACATCATAACCAGTCTTGACCAAAAGTGTACCAGCTAAGCTAATTTTGTTGAATGCTCCATCATAATACATTTGAAGAAAATTGGATGAAGCTTTTAGGGAAGGTCTAATGGCAGAGGCAGAATTTGGAGAAGTACAAAGACAACTGGCTCAAGATGCTGTTGTGAATTATAATTACTGATACATGGCATTCTACAAAACAGACACAGGAGTGTATCTGGAATGTTGTGTATGGGTTAAGTTGTGTGTTCCAAGATTGATTTGGATTGGAAGAAGAGCAAAAAATCCCTGCTGAGCTGATTTCATTAGCTGAGCCTAAGCCATGGGTTAGAGAATCTGTTTATGTTATCTTGCAAAATAGTAGCATGTAATTTTAGGTTGGCCCATCTGCAAAGCATCTTGGAGggagaaaagctgtttaaataCAAGTAtataagcaaaaataatttaatttttttaatttggaagcTAATTGGGGATTTCTAACCTGCAGTAAAATTTCATGTCAGAAGCAATATCTTGCTTCAGATAGTGACAGCGCTTTGTTTATTTAATTCACTGAAGGTATCTGatcattttatggaaaaaaattgtatgTTATGGTCACTTAGAGTAGCAAAAGGCATGGAATTATGTTTTTCCTGGTATTGTCTCTTATTTCTCATGTGTCTTATTCCAGAACAGCTCTGTCTTACCCAATATGGTATTTGATTCTTTTACTAGAACCCAGGTTTAAATATCAATACAGAAATtgaaattttgaagaaaatagaTCACGTGAGTATTACtgtacatttttattattttttgctcCCTCCTGTATGTACTTGTTTAGTTTACTGACCTTAGTGTAGCAATGAAAGCAATTTTATCCATTCAGAAATGTATTAAAATGGATATATAATTTCCCTTGTAAATTGTTGAAtgggtctttttttcttcttttaagtGTATTATATCCTAGCAGATTTGAGATTTTAAAGCTTTGGATAACTTAGATATACATTTGAGAAGAAACATCACAGGAGAAATTTTAACCTGAGGCACTATTgcagaaatttttctttgattCAAGTTTTTGTAAATGCTGCAAAAGAACTGAATACAAAGACTAGTTTTCACTGGCAATTTCTTGAATTTGTATCCCCTCTTTCCTCTGCATGtaaaatagataaaatattGAGGGTGTGGTCTGGGGTGCTTGTAAGTCACTTGTGTTGTGTTAGCTTAAGTGACCTGgtttgaaatactgaaataagaACTTCAGGATTACTTTTTACAAATTATTCTATTTTGTGTGTCTctgtttgtgtttccttttctgttAGCCTTGCTTAATCAAGattaaaaacttctttgaaGCAGAAGATTACTACATTGTTTTGGAACTGTAAGTAACCTGTTTGAAAGTAAATGCAtaaaatgaagttatttttataGCCACAATGAACTGTGgaggttttgcttttttattttgttttccttttgctggtCTGCCCTTTTCTCTAAAACCTTTGTAAGATTAGGAGCTAGGATAACCAGGAGAAATCATTCTTCTATGCTTTGTAGGCAATCAGGGCCTGGGCATTGCTTGCTCTCTGCTGTCGTGGattgctgctatttttttttattttgtttttgagCTTGTAAGAGGGGTCTGATCAAAAATCATGTAACAACTCCCAGTGCAGACTCATGAGATTGACCCTAACTCAGCCATGCATGTGCTGTGTTTAGGATGTTCActcattttcagaaataaattatttccctgCAGCCAGAATAGCCAAATGTTTTGGTCTTAGTCTTGTCTAATGGGATGAATCTCTTGGAAGTTACATGTTGGTTTGTTAGCCTGCATTTGTTTTAGGATGGAAGGAGGAGAATTGTATCACAGAGTGTCAAGGCCAGTCAAGATGAAAGAAGAAATCTGCAAGTTGTACTTTTATCAGATGCTGCTGGCAGTAAAGGTACAGCATCATGAATTCTACCCAAAAAAAAGTCACTAAGATGAATTTTTCTGTCACTTGTCATTGCTGAAACCCATGTAAGCAATCAGCACAGTGTTCTTAACAAGTTGGTTTAAcgagagagagacagaaaagcagaattcctGCAAAGGTGACACAGAATGTGTGTCTGCACACTGTGCTTGCATGAGATTTGACATTTGAAGCATAATGATTTCTAaggtgcttttttgttttttgtgatggtgttttggcgtgggttttttgttttgttttcattttactttgttttttaagGGACAGTCCCATGTTAGGAAGCTTTAAATATTTGCCCTCCTCTTACACAGCTTTCAGTTATCCTGCCATTGCCatgagaaaaaatggaaagcttacattttaaaataagttaatAATCTGTTTTTCCTTAATTGCCCATCTGTATGTATTTAGTATCTTCATGACAATGGAATTATACACCGAGATCTAAAGCCAGAAAATGTGCTGCTTTCATCTACTGAAGAAACATGTCTTGTAAAGGTAAGGAAAACTACATTTCTTGTTAATGGAGAAATTTGGGAGTGTTCCTTCACATTCTTCTTGATATTTCATTGAACACAGCCAAAAAGATATTATGGAATTATTCATACAAACCATGAAGTAATTTGAAACATAGACTGTTTTTTTTATAATTGTAATTTTACGTCTATGGATATTTCAACCCATACACTACACATCTATTTTCAAATGTcaatgattttttccccaataaaaTCTAAATTCTTGACTTACAGACAGCATTCCCACAAATGTCCTGGCTGTGTGGtgacagtgatttttttcttttgctcttttggtttttttggggggaattagggttgtgtattttcttttgtgttgaGAAACCATTGACTATATTTGCATGCTGAAATGCTTATTTTTCACAAAAACTCTTCCAATAGGCTACAATACCTTTATTCTGTAGTTGTCCATTTATATCCATATCTTAGAGTATTTTTGCTAGTGTAAAGTGTGATCCTTTGTCATAtttctccctcttcctcctctcccattCTCACTTAATAATGTTTGGGGTGACTTCTATTCATAGTCATGTACTGGAACTGGCTTGGAAGGAAGAAACTTAATGCTACCTCCTGATGTATGTCTACAATGTGATGTGTTCTAGTACACTCCATCCTAATATGTAATGTGGTGTTACCATTTTTAAATGCAAGATTACAGATTTTGGACAATCCAAGATTCTTGGAGAAGCTTCTCTTATGAAAACATTATGTGGTACTCCCATGTATCTTGCTCCTGAGGTTCTAAATTCACTTGGGACTGCTGGATACAGCCGAGCTGTGGACTGCTGGAGTTTAGGAGTTATTCTTTTTGTATGGTAAGATATTGTGGAGATGTACCTTCACTGGGCAGTCTTTGACATACCTGGCTTGAGACTTGGCAACTTCAGTGTCTGTCTGAGGAAGTGAAAGTTTAAAACTCTACAAGTATAAAAACACTACAATAGCAGATGCCTTAAAATGTGTGATTTCAGTGTTTCATTTGCTGTGAGAAATTCAGTGCTATttaacttcttttcttttatacaGCTTGTGTGGATATCCACCATTCAATGAGCAAAACACTCAACTCTCTCTGAGGGATCAAATCACTCGTGGAAAATACACTTTCATTCCAAAAGAGTGGCAGCATGTGTCAGACATGGGTATGACTCCAACACAGTGGGTAGCAAAATATCTACctcttttcttgtagtttttgttttcctttatccTCCTTTCAGCTGTGTGttaatatgtttattttttaagctaatatattaaatatatttttaaagttcataGTTAAAGCATTAAAAAGAGAACATACTTTATTATTGAAGAGATTTTTTAGTAGTATTTAGCATAATTAACCACACAAGCATAGAGTTTGTGGGCACATACAtctatttctcctttttcactttttcttctgACTTTATCAAGCTGGTCTACAGACTTTGCCTAAAGATTCTTCAAGTGTTGAACCAAAAATACCAGGAATTTAAGGAATACAAGTTAGAATTCCAAAAAACAAACGTTCCAAGAGAGTCCTTTCATGGTGCTAGTCTTTGAGCTGAAAGTGTCAGTCACATTTGAGGAATCATCTATTATGTTTGGCCCACTGTAAGTGAAGTAGTCTGTGAAACTGAGTTTTTGCATTACAAACTAAAATGATAATTACTGTCTATGTGCTTTTAGTTTTTCAGGACATTTTATATGCACAAAATAATTGTAGTGTTTACCTTGGACACTTCTTTGTATGTGCAGAGGAGTTTCTAATAAATGATGTGGTCATCCTTTGTCTAAAACTTATCAAATATAACTCCTTCCTGGATAGTTTGGAGGCTATTCAATATTTAGCCAAACATTCATGAGAATGTACAATCTTAACATAATTTCCATAGTCCTCCTTGTATGTATTCAGAATAACCTGATCAAATGAAAAGTAAATCTTGCTGAAATTCCTTTATGGGAGATTTGGAATAATAAAATACAACATAAATGCTATATTTTTCACAGTGTCTACTAAGCAGCTTCCTAAGAAGATGAAACTTAATGTTAAGCATACATGTGTATGTCCTGTCTCTCCTCTCCCACATTCCCAGATGGATAATCTGCTTTCCAAGACTCTGTAAACCAGAATAAATTAAGTTGTCTTTGCTTTTCCACAGTAATACCGAAGCTTTTAGGGAAATGCTGAGCCTCCTGTGCATGCTCAGAACACAAACTGTGTATATGCTAAATATATTTCTGGGTAATTCTGGTGTACTGAGAATTGCTGAGCTGTGTAAATGTGAAGGAAAGATGAGAGAGTGAGGGAAAGATGAAAGATAGTTGCAGTCTGCAGCCCTCCCCATGCATAGCAAAACCAAAAGGGATCTGCCCAGCCTGCACTTGTGTGCATTGCTCTGAAGGGGTGTAAGGCACATTGTCACACATGGTTTTTGTGTAGGCATATTTCAGGTAATGAATGTATTGATCACATGCCAACCAGCTCATTTTATTGTCTTAGCTCTGGATCTTGTGAAGAAACTCTTAGTGGTGGATCCAAGCAAACGTCTTACCACAGAGGAGGCCTTAGAGCATCCTTGGCTGCAGGTAGGAATTGGGTTTCAAGTGAAAGCTGAGCTGTTTGAGGGATAACTTGTTCATATCTTGTGTTTTCAAAGATTTAGATCCTGTGGAGAGACTGCAAAAGCAGCATGGAGTAATCTCCTGAATACCTTTTGTCAATACAATAAGCAGCTTCTGCATCCCTTCTGAGACACCTCTTCCCAGAACTCTTTCTCATGCGAGATCAAGATTTTAGAGCCCAGGTCTGACTGTGGTTCTGGTAGGATGGACCTCTCCTTCTGAGCATTGGAACAGAGCCCCATCTCCTCAGAtgtttgtgtgggcaggcagtgCAGTTTGTTTCTGGCAAACATCCAATACTAGTTTGTTTTTactctgctctgcaggaatAAATGTCCCTGGTTTGGGAACCCTCTGAGTAGGAAGTGATGGTTTCCCTGCCTCCTGTTAAAGTCTAGGTTTGAGAGGAATAGTCTTTAGGTGGTCTTTGCTTAATTTTGGCAGAGGTACCCACTGAACCTATGAGCTTTCTTGAATATTTTTGCTTGAAGAGGCTGAAAAATGTCACCCAGCCTAAATCTGAGCCATGCAACAGGTTCTGTTTATTCACACCAAGCACAAGGCTATTC contains the following coding sequences:
- the CHEK2 gene encoding serine/threonine-protein kinase Chk2, translated to MSRETGSEAQQSQSAQQPQSGTSSSSGSQSTSQSSLSSGTVSSLDTVPTQELPSIPEDQESEELVPQPWGRLFALGKGFSNCDCVNEEYWFGRDKSCDYSFSKLGLSETGFYQNYSKKHFRIFREMGPRNSYVAYIEDHSANGTFVNRELVGRGRRLPLTHNSEIALSVLTNKVFVFSDLTVDDQMMFPKEFREKYIMSKTLGSGACGEVKLAFEKSTCNKVAVKIINKRKFVASGLNEENPGLNINTEIEILKKIDHPCLIKIKNFFEAEDYYIVLELMEGGELYHRVSRPVKMKEEICKLYFYQMLLAVKYLHDNGIIHRDLKPENVLLSSTEETCLVKITDFGQSKILGEASLMKTLCGTPMYLAPEVLNSLGTAGYSRAVDCWSLGVILFVCLCGYPPFNEQNTQLSLRDQITRGKYTFIPKEWQHVSDMALDLVKKLLVVDPSKRLTTEEALEHPWLQDEDMKTTFEQILAQTRTNMNPPETSKMPTTTRKRPHDNDEDNGSAKRAVPSTSYQKMR